A stretch of the Streptomyces ortus genome encodes the following:
- a CDS encoding serine/threonine-protein kinase, giving the protein MPQEAISDRYELLEELSHGGMGDVWRGYDAVLDRPVAVKVIRQASVTSPQLAEEFAKRFRREARITARIQHPGVPQVYDAVLDASYERLFLVMELVDGVPLSAYLDPGRPLPVSWAAAVAAQIATVLSYAHDVPVIHRDLKPGNILVARDGTVKVLDFGIAAILRTDVTKLTVTGSPIGTHQYMSPEQVRGGRITPQTDLYALGCVLHELLSGRLVFEAESEYLLMYQHVNAAPTPLRQLRPDVPEALEELVLHLLRKAPEARPADTQEVYARLLPFLPPPGQEPGTADAGPAGAPDPTGVFRHPFAPRARAQAPAPGGLPPTAVLPGAQPVPVPAQLREDIKEAYAHSDALLEEERFAQAAEVLGEIIEPAALALGSESKQVLSLRRQRAAIRLLGGDYRATLPEFEALADAYARIAGPTAEQTRACRAQAARCRAELGQVTDALAALQGVLNVVRAVDSDVSEEAVELRHNIGMLLLAQGRAVEARQILEPLHQDMCMVFGPDDEMTVEIAEALALIRLDLDGDAAG; this is encoded by the coding sequence GTGCCACAGGAGGCGATCTCCGACCGTTACGAACTCCTGGAGGAGCTCAGCCACGGCGGCATGGGCGACGTATGGCGCGGCTACGACGCCGTGCTCGACCGGCCCGTCGCCGTGAAGGTCATCCGGCAGGCGTCGGTCACCTCCCCGCAGCTGGCCGAGGAGTTCGCCAAGCGGTTCCGCCGCGAGGCCCGCATCACCGCGCGCATCCAGCACCCCGGCGTGCCGCAGGTGTACGACGCGGTGCTCGACGCGTCGTACGAGCGTCTGTTCCTGGTGATGGAGCTCGTCGACGGCGTACCGCTGTCCGCCTACCTCGACCCCGGCCGGCCGCTGCCGGTCAGCTGGGCGGCAGCCGTCGCCGCGCAGATCGCGACCGTGCTGTCGTACGCGCACGACGTGCCGGTGATCCACCGGGACCTCAAGCCGGGCAACATCCTCGTCGCACGCGACGGCACCGTGAAGGTCCTCGACTTCGGTATCGCGGCGATCCTGCGCACCGACGTCACCAAGCTGACCGTCACCGGCAGCCCCATCGGCACCCACCAGTACATGTCGCCCGAGCAGGTCCGCGGCGGACGCATCACCCCGCAGACCGATCTGTACGCGCTGGGCTGCGTGCTGCACGAACTCCTCAGCGGGCGCCTCGTGTTCGAGGCGGAGAGCGAGTACCTGCTGATGTACCAGCACGTCAACGCCGCTCCCACCCCGCTGCGACAGCTGCGGCCCGACGTCCCCGAGGCGCTGGAGGAGCTGGTCCTGCACCTGCTGCGCAAGGCGCCCGAGGCGCGGCCCGCCGACACGCAGGAGGTGTACGCGCGGCTGCTGCCGTTCCTCCCGCCTCCGGGCCAGGAGCCCGGCACGGCCGATGCCGGGCCGGCCGGCGCGCCCGACCCGACGGGCGTGTTCCGTCACCCCTTCGCGCCCCGCGCCCGCGCCCAGGCGCCCGCACCTGGCGGTTTGCCGCCCACGGCCGTCCTCCCGGGGGCCCAGCCGGTGCCCGTCCCCGCCCAGTTGCGTGAGGACATCAAGGAGGCTTACGCCCACTCCGACGCCCTGCTGGAGGAGGAGCGGTTCGCTCAGGCCGCCGAGGTGCTCGGCGAGATCATCGAACCTGCGGCCCTCGCCCTCGGCTCCGAGAGCAAGCAGGTCCTGTCGCTGCGCCGCCAGCGAGCAGCGATCCGCCTCCTCGGCGGCGACTACCGGGCCACCCTGCCCGAGTTCGAGGCCCTCGCCGACGCGTACGCCCGCATCGCCGGACCCACCGCCGAGCAGACCCGCGCCTGCCGCGCCCAGGCGGCCCGGTGCCGCGCCGAACTCGGCCAGGTCACCGACGCGCTCGCCGCACTCCAGGGCGTGCTGAACGTCGTACGGGCCGTCGACAGCGACGTGAGCGAGGAAGCCGTGGAGCTGCGGCACAACATCGGGATGCTGCTGCTCGCCCAGGGCCGGGCCGTCGAAGCCCGGCAAATCCTCGAACCTCTCCACCAGGACATGTGCATGGTGTTCGGCCCCGACGACGAGATGACCGTCGAGATCGCCGAGGCGCTGGCTCTAATCCGCCTCGACCTCGACGGCGACGCCGCCGGGTAA